GAAAAATGCGGCGCACGACAACTTTATAACTATGCCGAGAAATGTCCCGCTTTGCAACGCATGCTGTTTGTCCACACCGGCGGCGCCCCCTCTCCTGCTACCTGTGCGTAATGCGGCCTAGTGTTCGCAGCCTTTTTTCGCTTGCCCGACGGAGCCTGAATGCAATTCGACGACCGCCTCGACACCGTATTGCGCAGCCGCGCGACCGGTGACCTGGCGCGCCGGACGCAATACCGCCAGCTCGTCGATCTCGTCGGCACCCCGCGCGAAGATCGCGCAGGCGCGCAAATGGAAGAGGCCTTCGCCCGGCTGGCCGAGCTGGAAACGCACATTCCCCCTGCCACACGGGCGGGCCTGCTGCGCGACGCGGCGCTCCGCATCGCCTCGCCCCGCCTCGCCGCTCGTCTCGCGGAACAGGAGCCTGCCGTCGCCGCTGCCGCGATGGCCCGCGCGACGTTGCGCGAAGGCGACTGGCTGGAGCTGATCCCGCAGCTGCCCATCGCCGCGCGCGGATACCTGCGCCACCGCGATGATTTGCCCAGCACTGCGGAAGCGCTGCTGCTCCGCCTAGGCGTGCTCGACCTCGTGCTCCCCCAGCCGGACATCGTCCCGCTACCCGGTGACGACGCGCAGGACGAACCGCTCGAGCTCGTGGACATCGCGCCCGCGACGCAAGACGATGCAACCGAGCCGGTCGAGACAGAGGAGCCTGTCGTCGAGAGCGAGATCGGTGCGCTGGTGCGGCGGATCGAAGCCTTCCAGAAGGCGCGTCGCCAGCCGGTCAGCGAAGCGGCCCCGCGCCTGCCGCTGAACGACGCTGCCCACGGCGAAGACGCGCCCGATGCGATCGATTTCGAATCCGACCCGTCGGGCACGATCACCTGGGCGGAGGCGGACCATGCGCCGATGCTGGTCGGCACGCGGCTGGGCGGCCCGATGATCGACGGTGCGATGACGCGACGCGTGCCGCTGGCAGGCATCCCCCTAACCCTAGACGGAGCGGCCGCCATCAAGGGCGATTGGCGCATCGATGCCGCACCGTATTTCCACCAGACGACCGGGGGCTTCGCGGGGTACTACGGCCGCCTGCGCCGCGAACCTGCCGAGGACGATGACCGCCCAGCAAACACTGCCGCCGACCGCATTCGCCAACTACTCCACGAATTGCGCACGCCGGTGAATGCCATCCAGGGCTTCGCCGAAGTGATTCAGCAGCAGGTCTTCGGACCCAGTCCCAACGAATACCGCGCGCTCGCCGCGAACATCGCCGGCGACGCGGCGCGCATCCTCGCCGGGTTCGAGGAATTGGACCGGCTCGCCCGGCTGGAGACCGGCGCGCTCGAGCTGGGCGACGACGAGAGCGACCTGGCTGCGATATTCGCCCGCACGGCCCAGCAGGTCGCGCCGTCGCTTGCCACCCGCAGCGCGCGCCTGTCTTACGAAGGCGACGCGCAAGGCGCACCAGTGGCCTATGGCCGCGACGACGCCGAACGAATTGCCTGGCGCCTTGTCGCGACGCTCGGTGCGGCAATGGCGCCGGGCGAAGCGGCCACGATGCAGCGCGTGGAAGACCCCAAGCGCTTTGTCCTCACCTGTGACCTGCCCGCCACGCTGGGCGACCGCGACGATGTTTTCGCCAGCGGACCAGGCGGCACTTCCGGCGCACTTTCCGCCGGCCTGTTCGGCACGGGTTTCGCCTTGCGCCTCGCCCGCGCGGAGGCCCGCGCCATCGGCGGCGATCTTGCCCGGATCGACGAGGCGCTGGTGCTCAGCGTGCCGCTCTTGACCGTAGCGGGTGCGGGGCATAGCGAAAAGGCGGAGAAGGCCGAGCGCGCCTGATCCGCCGGTGACAGGGGGTTGCCGGCGCTTCGGGGGACCTATGCAGCCGCTTGTCGATCCACCACCGCCGGGATCAGAGGCGCGTTTCGCCCACGGCTTCGGACCGCGTTTCATCCTGACCGTCGACACCGAAGAAGAATTCGACTGGTCGCAGCCTTTGCGCAGCGAAGGCCATTCACTTCGCCATGTCCCCCGCCTCGCCCGGTTCCAGCAATTTTGCGAAGGCGAGCAGGTCCGGCCGATCTATCTTGTCGACCATCCCGTCGCGACCTCGGTAGAGGCGACCGCAATCCTGCGCGATGCCGTCCGTGCGGGGCGCGCGGATATCGGCGTGCAGCTCCACCCCTGGGTGAGCCCACCCTTCGAAGAGGAAGTGAGCGAATACAACAGCTTTGCAGGCAACCTCCCCCGGGAGCTGGAGCAGGAGAAACTGTCGCGCCTGCGCGATGCCATCGCAGAAGCTTACGGCACCGATCCGCTGATTTATCGCGCCGGCCGGTATGGCATCGGCCCGAACACAGCCGCGCTGCTGGTAGAGGAAGGCATCGCGATCGACACGTCGGTGCGGCCGCTATTCGGCTATTCCGGAGCGGGCGGTCCGGCCTATCACGATCACCCGCTGGTACCGTATTGGGCGGATAGCGAGCAGCGATTGCTCGAATTGCCGCTGACCACGGTATTTTCCGGCATGTTCCGCAAACAGGGTCGCGCGATCTATCCGCGCCTGTGGCGGTGGCCCGAGCTGCGGGGCATCCTCGCCAGGCTGGGGCTGCTGGAACGGCTACCGCTGACGCCGGAGGGCGTGCCTCTGGCCGATGCTCTCAGCGCGATCGACATCGCGCTCGACGATGGCTTGCCCCTGCTCAATTTCTCGTTCCACAGCCCCAGCCTGGAACCCGGCCACACGCCGTACGTGCGGACCGAGCGGGACCTTGATGCCCTCTACGACTGGTGGCGCGGCGTGCTCGACCACTTGCGCATGCGCCAGGTGCGTGACGCCTCGGTCAGGGAAGTCATGGAGGCGGTCATCCGCCAGCCGGGATAGCGAAGGGCGCTTGCGCATTGCGCAGCCTGCGATTAGGCGGTCCACCGCAATGCTGCGCATCGGGCCTGTAGCTCAGTTGGTTAGAGCTGGCCGCTCATAACGGCTAGGTCGCGGGTTCGAGTCCTGCCGGGCCCACCACAGCTGCCTTGGCAGCCCATGCAGCGATGTTTGCCCACGTGGCACGAACGGTCGGGGAGTGGCGCAGCCTGGTAGCGCACCTGTTTTGGGTACAGGGGGTCGCAGGTTCAAATCCTGTCTCCCCGACCAGTTTTCGTGACGTAAAGCGGCTCAGGCAGCCGCAGGCGCCTTTTGGTTAAGTGGTCGTAAGGAGATTGGATAGCGGGCGAATTTTCTGGTCGTCCAGCCGGGAATAATCCGTGTGCGCGATCCGTTGCAGGATGGAATCACGCAGCATACGGGCTTCGCCGACAGGGACGCCGTGGATGTGCATGCGCCCGCCCGGCAGGCCGAAATGCACTTCGCAATAGCCGCGCAACCGCGCCAATGGCCCCTGTGCGATCTCGACCGATTGCAGGCGAACCTGCGGCGCGACGATATAATCCGGCGACAAGAACCCCGTGCGGATGAATAGCTGGCCTTCATTCGTTACGTGGCGGTAGCGGAGCGAAGCGAGGCCGTTGGCGATGGCGGCAATCGCGGTCACGCCGAGAAAGATGGCGGCGCCGACCAGCGGGCGGTCGAAAATCCACCAGCCGCCAGCGACGATTGCAGCAAAGGCAGACACCACTAGTGTTCTGTCGAGCCAGTAGCTGGGGCTCGGCTGCAGCCATTGGAGCCCGTCCATCGACAGGTCGATCCCGGCTTCTGCCGCAATGGGGTCGATTTCCTCCCGCGTCGCAAAAGGCGCAACGACGTGGTTTGCCGCGCCGCTATCCTGCGCGAGGCTGACGAACTTGAGCGAATGCCAGCCGAAGATACGCCGGATCACGCCGGTGCCGAGGCTCGCCGCCTGGACACGGTGGGCGGGCATCAGGACGTCAGTCCGGGTAAAAAGGCCGCGGCGGCGCCGGAAACCCTTCGCCGTGCGGGTCAGGCGAAAGTCCCACTCCCGCGCCGCCGTCCGCGCCAGCCCGGTGGCGAAGCCGACGAAGACGAGGGATACGAGGCCGGCGACGGCCCCCAGGACCTGCCCCATGCGGCCCAGGCTGGATATCCGGTCCGATCCTTGCCCGGCGATGTCGCGCCAGAGATCGAGATCCCAGATGTCGAAATCGACGAAGAATTCCAGTTGCTGGGCCAGACCGGCGAGCACCGCAAATACCACCAGCGAGAATTCGAACAGGCCGAAGGTGAAAATGCGCTTCGGACCCATGGCGAAGAGGAGTTCCCCCTCTTCCACCCGGGCGCGAGCCTCTTCAGCAACCTCGCCCTCGCCGCCGGCAGCCGCCTCGTCTTCCTCCTGCCTGCGCCGAACGAGTTCGCGAAGGCGCGCGCCTTCGCCTTCGGAAACATAGGCGAGATGCAATTCGTCCTTCCCGCCGGCGCCGGTTTCGAAGCGCACTTCGACGAGGCCGAAAAGGCGCGGGATCAGCTTCTGTTCGAGACTGACGTCCTGGATGCGCTCATATGGGACGGATCGTTTGGCCAGGCTGACGATCCCGCTTTCCACCCGGATGTCGGTTTCGCCGATGAAGTATTTGAGCCGGCTCCAGCGCAGCCATGTGGAGCCGACGGCGACGACCAGCACGGTCGCCGCAATCGCGGCAGTGACACCAACTGTCATGCCGAAATTCTGCGTGCCGATCACCACCGCGACAATCGGCAAAACCATCTGGCGCAGCATGTCGACTGCGCTCACGGCCATGCCCAAGGGCGACGTCCGGTGGCCCTCGCCGCCCGCTCGCATAGCGACTGCGCCTGTCTCCGGCTCCTCGCTCACAGCGTCTCGCGCTTGATATGCGCGCGGATTTCCTCACGCAGGCTTTCCGCTGTTTCGCGCCTTAGCCCTTCCAGCACCACCGACGCGTTGTGCGATCCCGCCGTGTGCACGACCAACTGCGACAAATCGTACAGGCGCTCCAGCGGGCCTTGCGTCACGTCGATATGCTGCACGCGGCCATAGGGGACCACCGTGTCGCTGCGGAACAGGAAGCCCTTCACCACCCGCAGGCGGTTGTCGTCATGGGCATAGCCCTTGTGGCTCCAGCGGCGCTGCGGGACGCGCCAGACGAAAATCGCGGCGAAAACAAGCCACGGGACCAGGAAGATACCGGTCGGCAATTCGTCCGCCGCGAATTCGCCGATGATGCCCGGCACCAGCAGCACGAGCGAGACGATGACAGCGCGGATACGCAGGACTTTCTTGTGGTCCGGGTGGACCGGCGTCAGCGCCTGATCGCCGACGAGCGCTTTCGGACCCTCATCGCTCATTCGGCGTCGCCCTTGATGCTGCCGGGCTCGTTGGCGAGGATAGCGATAACCTGCGCCCAGACGGCGACATTCTGGCGCAGCTGCACGGGATCGATCTTGTCGAACGTGTCGTCCGCCGTGTGGTGCAGGTCGAAATAGCGTGTGCCGTCCTGCTGGAGGTCGATGATCGCCGCGCCCTGATCGCGGACGATGTCGATGTCCGCACCGCCGGTGGCAACCGCATTACCGCCAGCCACCCCGAAGCGGGCGACGGAGGCGACGAGGCGCTTGTGCAACGCCGGATTGCTCGCCGCAAAATTGCTTTCGAAGCGCCAGATGCGGTCCGCACCGAAATCGCTTTCGAGCCCCACCGCAATCGTCTCGTCCAGATGCGCCTCGCTATAGGCCTTGCTGCCCCACAGGCCGGTTTCCTCGGCGCCCGCGAAGAGGACGCGGATGGTGCGTAGTGCCGGCCCGTCCTCGGTCGCGACCCTTGCCGCGGCCGCCACGATGCCGCAGCCCGCCGCATCGTCGATCGCCCCCGTACCAAGGTCCCAGCTGTCGAGGTGGCAGGCGACCAGCACCGGCGGCAACGCGGGGTCGCGCCCGACGATTTCGCCCACCACATTGCCGCTTTGCGTCCGGCCGAGCATCCGCGGGGTCATCACCAGCTTCATCGTGACCGGCCGGCCGGTCGCGAGCAGGCGTTCGAGATTATCCGCATCCGGATTGCTGAGCGCGCCCGCAGCCGTCGGCGTCACGCCTTCGGGCCATCCGGTCCCGCCCGTATGCGGGACGCGGTGGTTGTCCGTGCCGATGGATCGGATCACCGTGGCGACCGCGCCCTTCTGCGCCGCGAAGCCCGGCCCCACCCAGCGTGCGGGGCCAGCAAACCCATATCCCGAGCCATCCTGCGTCGGGCGCATATCGTGCGTCAGGAACACGATCTTGCCCGCCACAGCGCTGTCGGGCGCAGCCATCATCTCGCCGACGCTGGAAAAGCCGACGACTTCGGCTTCGATCCCTTCCGGCCCGGTCGATCCGCTGGTGCCGAGCGCGGTCACCGTCATTGTCTGCGCGAACTCGCCGGTGATCTGCGCCGTCTCCTCGCCCCGGACCCAAGTGTCCATCATGAAGGGCTCGTCCGCCACGTTGGCGAAGTCGTTCTCGCGCAGCCAGCGCATCGCCCACACGCGCCCGCGCGCCTCGTCCGGCGTGCCGGGCATCCGCGCGCCCACTTCGGTCGTGATGCCGCGGGTGAAATCGAGCGCGAGCTCGTCCCGCTCCAGCGCCACGTCGGCGGCGGGCAGCGTGTCGTCCTGCGCGGCGGCAGGCTGGGCGGACAGGGAAAGCGAAAGCGCGCCGAGCGCGGTCATGAGGTTTTTCATGCGCCGCTTGCTATCCCCGGTACGCCACCCTGTCCAGCGGGCCTGCGCCGCTGCGCCCAACAGGCTTGCCCGCATCGCCGCCTGCCCCTATCTGGCAGGCCAATCCAGCCAACCAGATTACCCGAACGAGGACCATCATGGCCGCCCAGTACGCCTATGTCATGAAGAGCATGACCAAGACCTTCCCCGGTGCCCCCAAGCCCGTGCTCAGCAATATCAACCTGCAGTTCTACCAGGGTGCCAAGATCGGCATCGTCGGCCCCAACGGCGCCGGCAAGTCCACCCTGATGAAGATCATGGCCGGCATCGATACCGAATTCCAGGGCGAAGCGTGGCCGGGCGAGAACATCACCGTCGGTTACCTGCCGCAGGAACCGCAGCTCGACGAGAGCAAGACGGTGCTCGAAAACGTCAAGGACGGCGCCCGCGACATCGCCGACAAGGTCGATCGCTTCAACGCCATCTCCGCCGAAATGGGCGATCCCACGGACGAGACCGACTTCGACGCCCTGATGGAAGAAATGGGCACGCTGCAGGAAGAGATCGACGCGGTCGACGGCTGGACGCTCGACAACCAGCTCGAAATCGCGATGGAGGCACTGCGCTGCCCGCCGTCCGATGCCGATGTCTCCAACCTGTCGGGCGGCGAGAAACGCCGCGTCGCCCTCACCCGCCTGCTGATCCAGAAGCCGGGCATCCTGCTGCTGGACGAGCCGACCAACCACCTCGACGCCGAAAGCGTCAACTGGCTTGAAAACCATCTCAAGGAATATGCCGGCGCCGTCCTGATGATCACCCACGATCGCTACTTCCTCGACAATGTCGTGGGCTGGATCCTGGAGCTCGATCGCGGCAGCTATTACCCGTACGAAGGCAACTACTCGACCTATCTCGACAAGAAGGCGAAACGCCTCGCGCAGGAAGAGCGCGAGGAAAGCGGCCGGCAGAAGGCCCTGTCGGAAGAGCTCGAATGGATTCGTCAGAACCCCAAGGGTCGTCAGACCAAGTCCAAGGCCCGCCTCAAGAAATTCGAGGCGCTGCAGGATGCGCAGGGCGACCGCAAGCCGGGCAAGGCGCAGATCGTCATCCAGGTGCCGGAACGCCTCGGCAGCCAGGTGATCGAGGCGAAGAACCTGACCAAGGCCTTCGGCGACAAGCTGCTCTTTGAAGACCTCAGCTTCACCCTGCCGCCGGGCGGCATTGTCGGCATCATTGGCCCCAATGGCGCCGGCAAGTCGACGCTGTTCAAGATCATCACGGGTCAGGAAGAGCCGGACAGCGGCAGCATCAAGATCGGCGACACGGTCCACCTGGGCTATGTCGACCAGAGCCGGGACGATCTGACTGCAAGCAACAACGTGTGGGAGGAAATCTCCGACGGGCTCGATTACATGAAGGTCAACGGCCACGACATGAGCACGCGTGCCTATGTCGGCGCGTTCAACTTCAAGGGCCAGGACCAGCAGAAGAACGTCGGCAAGCTGTCGGGCGGTGAGCGCAACCGCGTCCATATGGCCAAGATGCTGAAGCAGGGCGGCAACGTGCTGCTGCTGGACGAGCCGACCAACGACCTCGACGTGGAAACCCTGCGCGCGCTGGAAGAGGCGATCGAGAACTTCGCTGGCTGCGCCGTGGTCATCAGCCATGACCGCTTCTTCCTCGACCGGCTGGCGACCCACATCCTCGCCTTCGAGGGCGACAGCCATGTCGAATGGTTCGAAGGCAATTTCGAAGCCTACGAAGAAGACAAGCGCCGCCGCCTGGGCGACGCGGCCGACCGCCCGACGCGGTTGGCGTACAAGAAGCTGACGCGCTGATCGCAGCGGCAAGGGTTTCGGGCGGGCGCGGACTTTCCCGAAACCCCCCTCGCCATCGCCCGTTGGTGACGCAATGGCATTATCAAACAGACTTTCCGATCATCGCTGGGCCACGGCGGCTTTCATCCTCGTCTGTGCGGCGGGCTATCTTGCGCGGCAGGCGATCGGAAACGTTTATTCGGGAGCGCAGGCGACACAGTTGATCGAGGCGCTAAGCCGGGCGGGACTCTACCTCGGCTCCGCCATCGTCACCGCATCGATCACCACGCTTGCGCTGATGCTGACGCTGATCGGGATGATCCGGCGGATGGAGAAGGAATTCGACGCCGCGACCTATCGCAGCATCGACCTGATCGCGAAGCTCGCCACCGCATCGCTGATGATCGGGCTGATCGTGCTTCTCGCCTTTACCCTGCCGGTCGGCGAGTTCGAGGAAATGCCGCAAGGCTGGTT
This sequence is a window from Alteriqipengyuania flavescens. Protein-coding genes within it:
- the ettA gene encoding energy-dependent translational throttle protein EttA — encoded protein: MAAQYAYVMKSMTKTFPGAPKPVLSNINLQFYQGAKIGIVGPNGAGKSTLMKIMAGIDTEFQGEAWPGENITVGYLPQEPQLDESKTVLENVKDGARDIADKVDRFNAISAEMGDPTDETDFDALMEEMGTLQEEIDAVDGWTLDNQLEIAMEALRCPPSDADVSNLSGGEKRRVALTRLLIQKPGILLLDEPTNHLDAESVNWLENHLKEYAGAVLMITHDRYFLDNVVGWILELDRGSYYPYEGNYSTYLDKKAKRLAQEEREESGRQKALSEELEWIRQNPKGRQTKSKARLKKFEALQDAQGDRKPGKAQIVIQVPERLGSQVIEAKNLTKAFGDKLLFEDLSFTLPPGGIVGIIGPNGAGKSTLFKIITGQEEPDSGSIKIGDTVHLGYVDQSRDDLTASNNVWEEISDGLDYMKVNGHDMSTRAYVGAFNFKGQDQQKNVGKLSGGERNRVHMAKMLKQGGNVLLLDEPTNDLDVETLRALEEAIENFAGCAVVISHDRFFLDRLATHILAFEGDSHVEWFEGNFEAYEEDKRRRLGDAADRPTRLAYKKLTR
- a CDS encoding PH domain-containing protein — protein: MSDEGPKALVGDQALTPVHPDHKKVLRIRAVIVSLVLLVPGIIGEFAADELPTGIFLVPWLVFAAIFVWRVPQRRWSHKGYAHDDNRLRVVKGFLFRSDTVVPYGRVQHIDVTQGPLERLYDLSQLVVHTAGSHNASVVLEGLRRETAESLREEIRAHIKRETL
- a CDS encoding M28 family peptidase, giving the protein MKNLMTALGALSLSLSAQPAAAQDDTLPAADVALERDELALDFTRGITTEVGARMPGTPDEARGRVWAMRWLRENDFANVADEPFMMDTWVRGEETAQITGEFAQTMTVTALGTSGSTGPEGIEAEVVGFSSVGEMMAAPDSAVAGKIVFLTHDMRPTQDGSGYGFAGPARWVGPGFAAQKGAVATVIRSIGTDNHRVPHTGGTGWPEGVTPTAAGALSNPDADNLERLLATGRPVTMKLVMTPRMLGRTQSGNVVGEIVGRDPALPPVLVACHLDSWDLGTGAIDDAAGCGIVAAAARVATEDGPALRTIRVLFAGAEETGLWGSKAYSEAHLDETIAVGLESDFGADRIWRFESNFAASNPALHKRLVASVARFGVAGGNAVATGGADIDIVRDQGAAIIDLQQDGTRYFDLHHTADDTFDKIDPVQLRQNVAVWAQVIAILANEPGSIKGDAE
- a CDS encoding histidine kinase dimerization/phospho-acceptor domain-containing protein; this translates as MQFDDRLDTVLRSRATGDLARRTQYRQLVDLVGTPREDRAGAQMEEAFARLAELETHIPPATRAGLLRDAALRIASPRLAARLAEQEPAVAAAAMARATLREGDWLELIPQLPIAARGYLRHRDDLPSTAEALLLRLGVLDLVLPQPDIVPLPGDDAQDEPLELVDIAPATQDDATEPVETEEPVVESEIGALVRRIEAFQKARRQPVSEAAPRLPLNDAAHGEDAPDAIDFESDPSGTITWAEADHAPMLVGTRLGGPMIDGAMTRRVPLAGIPLTLDGAAAIKGDWRIDAAPYFHQTTGGFAGYYGRLRREPAEDDDRPANTAADRIRQLLHELRTPVNAIQGFAEVIQQQVFGPSPNEYRALAANIAGDAARILAGFEELDRLARLETGALELGDDESDLAAIFARTAQQVAPSLATRSARLSYEGDAQGAPVAYGRDDAERIAWRLVATLGAAMAPGEAATMQRVEDPKRFVLTCDLPATLGDRDDVFASGPGGTSGALSAGLFGTGFALRLARAEARAIGGDLARIDEALVLSVPLLTVAGAGHSEKAEKAERA
- a CDS encoding PH domain-containing protein gives rise to the protein MAVSAVDMLRQMVLPIVAVVIGTQNFGMTVGVTAAIAATVLVVAVGSTWLRWSRLKYFIGETDIRVESGIVSLAKRSVPYERIQDVSLEQKLIPRLFGLVEVRFETGAGGKDELHLAYVSEGEGARLRELVRRRQEEDEAAAGGEGEVAEEARARVEEGELLFAMGPKRIFTFGLFEFSLVVFAVLAGLAQQLEFFVDFDIWDLDLWRDIAGQGSDRISSLGRMGQVLGAVAGLVSLVFVGFATGLARTAAREWDFRLTRTAKGFRRRRGLFTRTDVLMPAHRVQAASLGTGVIRRIFGWHSLKFVSLAQDSGAANHVVAPFATREEIDPIAAEAGIDLSMDGLQWLQPSPSYWLDRTLVVSAFAAIVAGGWWIFDRPLVGAAIFLGVTAIAAIANGLASLRYRHVTNEGQLFIRTGFLSPDYIVAPQVRLQSVEIAQGPLARLRGYCEVHFGLPGGRMHIHGVPVGEARMLRDSILQRIAHTDYSRLDDQKIRPLSNLLTTT
- a CDS encoding polysaccharide deacetylase family protein, coding for MQPLVDPPPPGSEARFAHGFGPRFILTVDTEEEFDWSQPLRSEGHSLRHVPRLARFQQFCEGEQVRPIYLVDHPVATSVEATAILRDAVRAGRADIGVQLHPWVSPPFEEEVSEYNSFAGNLPRELEQEKLSRLRDAIAEAYGTDPLIYRAGRYGIGPNTAALLVEEGIAIDTSVRPLFGYSGAGGPAYHDHPLVPYWADSEQRLLELPLTTVFSGMFRKQGRAIYPRLWRWPELRGILARLGLLERLPLTPEGVPLADALSAIDIALDDGLPLLNFSFHSPSLEPGHTPYVRTERDLDALYDWWRGVLDHLRMRQVRDASVREVMEAVIRQPG